Proteins found in one Endomicrobiales bacterium genomic segment:
- a CDS encoding OmpA family protein, with protein MSKIFLVLLAVTLIFNAGCAKKQIIKPTETIVPQVSDTNKDSDEASVRFKDWKSIEGLVNISFDYDSYDLSDSASDVLKKNASYLKEYSIANIIVEGYCDQRGTIEYNLALGQKRASAVRDYYISLGVPAGNIGTISYGKENLLDDSDNENAYAKNRRAETKVRGK; from the coding sequence ATGTCAAAAATATTCCTTGTTTTACTCGCAGTTACTTTAATTTTTAATGCCGGTTGCGCAAAAAAACAAATAATTAAACCAACTGAGACGATTGTGCCGCAAGTTAGCGACACTAACAAAGATTCGGATGAGGCGTCAGTTCGTTTCAAAGATTGGAAATCGATTGAAGGACTTGTAAACATAAGTTTTGACTATGACTCTTACGACTTGAGTGACAGCGCGAGCGATGTATTAAAAAAGAATGCGAGTTATTTAAAAGAGTATTCAATCGCTAACATAATAGTTGAAGGATACTGCGATCAACGCGGTACTATTGAGTACAACCTTGCACTTGGTCAAAAACGGGCCTCGGCTGTTCGTGATTATTATATATCTCTTGGAGTTCCAGCAGGTAATATAGGCACAATTTCGTATGGTAAAGAAAATTTGTTAGATGATTCTGATAATGAAAATGCATATGCGAAAAATAGACGAGCTGAAACAAAAGTAAGAGGAAAATGA
- the nadB gene encoding L-aspartate oxidase — protein MKTDFLVIGSGAAGLSFAIKASKLGSVALITKRQLIDTNTSKAQGGIAAVTRKDDSFRSHINDTLIAGAGLCKKEVVDLTVEGGPGTIAELEEWGVKFSRFGNKQNADYEFGLEGGHSKRRILHCADATGFELQKVLIAKAKKCGIKFYENHTAVDLITSGKLKKSFQKNNERCFGAYVLNNATGEVNAFTAKMTVLATGGAGKVYLYTSNPDIAAGDGVAMAYRCGATVANMEFVQFHPTCLFNEKERSFLISEALRGEGAVLRLKNGKKFMHKYHPLKELAPRDIVARAIGNELKILGDDFVYLDITSKSSAYLKKRFPTIYAKCLECGIDISKNPIPVVPAEHYSCGGVLTDTFAQTNINGLFAIGECACTGLHGANRLASNSLLEAIVFARRAYQKANELISEKINFPAIPQWDKGNAKDSDESVVIKQNWDEIRNFMWNYVGIVRTDKRLKRAFERIKLLKKEIQEYYWNFFITSDLIELRNIATVAEIIIKCAIKRKESRGLHYNLDHPSMLKKPKDTLIKRF, from the coding sequence ATGAAAACAGATTTTTTAGTTATTGGTAGCGGTGCAGCTGGCCTAAGTTTTGCTATCAAAGCATCAAAACTTGGCTCCGTAGCTTTGATTACAAAAAGACAATTAATTGACACAAATACATCAAAAGCACAAGGTGGCATAGCAGCTGTAACGCGAAAGGATGATTCTTTCAGGTCGCATATAAACGATACACTAATTGCCGGTGCAGGTTTATGTAAAAAAGAAGTTGTTGATCTGACAGTTGAAGGCGGTCCCGGTACCATAGCCGAACTTGAAGAGTGGGGTGTAAAATTCTCTCGTTTTGGCAATAAGCAAAACGCAGATTACGAGTTTGGGCTTGAAGGCGGACACTCAAAAAGACGAATATTGCATTGCGCCGATGCGACAGGGTTTGAATTGCAAAAAGTTTTAATTGCAAAGGCAAAAAAATGCGGTATTAAATTTTACGAGAACCACACGGCGGTTGATTTAATAACTTCAGGCAAACTTAAAAAAAGTTTTCAAAAAAATAATGAACGCTGTTTTGGCGCTTATGTGCTAAACAATGCAACAGGTGAAGTTAATGCGTTTACTGCAAAAATGACGGTTCTTGCAACTGGCGGTGCCGGCAAAGTTTACCTTTACACATCAAACCCCGACATTGCGGCAGGTGATGGTGTGGCAATGGCATACCGTTGTGGTGCAACCGTGGCTAATATGGAGTTTGTGCAATTTCACCCAACATGTTTGTTTAATGAAAAAGAACGCTCATTTTTAATTTCGGAGGCACTTAGAGGAGAAGGCGCTGTTTTACGGCTTAAAAATGGCAAAAAGTTTATGCATAAATACCATCCACTTAAAGAACTTGCCCCAAGGGATATAGTGGCAAGAGCTATTGGTAATGAATTAAAGATTTTAGGTGATGACTTTGTGTATTTAGATATTACAAGTAAGAGTTCGGCGTATTTAAAAAAGCGTTTTCCAACTATTTATGCCAAGTGTCTTGAATGTGGTATAGATATTTCAAAAAATCCGATACCTGTTGTTCCTGCCGAGCATTATTCTTGCGGCGGGGTATTAACCGATACATTCGCACAAACAAATATAAATGGCCTATTTGCGATAGGTGAGTGTGCTTGTACTGGTTTACACGGAGCAAACCGGCTTGCTTCAAACTCACTGCTTGAAGCAATAGTTTTTGCCCGCCGCGCATATCAAAAGGCCAATGAACTTATTTCTGAAAAAATAAATTTTCCCGCAATCCCACAGTGGGATAAAGGCAACGCAAAAGATAGCGATGAATCGGTAGTTATTAAACAAAACTGGGATGAAATTAGAAATTTTATGTGGAACTATGTTGGTATTGTCAGAACCGATAAACGGCTTAAAAGAGCATTTGAACGAATAAAGTTACTTAAAAAAGAAATTCAGGAATATTATTGGAATTTTTTTATTACCAGTGATCTTATAGAATTACGCAACATTGCCACGGTAGCCGAAATAATTATTAAGTGCGCGATTAAACGAAAAGAGAGCCGCGGCCTGCATTATAACCTGGACCATCCTTCAATGTTAAAAAAACCTAAGGATACTCTGATAAAAAGATTCTAA
- a CDS encoding glycosyltransferase family 4 protein yields the protein MNILLLLSAKKIYGSERFVLTLSKRLIALGHNCAVVNIFREVNNEFNSTLTSMGIKNYVFACKSMYDKSVIASLNRVIKEENYQIVHANGIKPDLYALILKQKTGVKILATCHNWIEKFNFFELLDKFVLHFFDHVAATSRKVKKILINHKVNQARITIVSNGVSFDDVKEFSDVQKANTRRNFGIKDEVLFSFVGRLSPEKGIINLINAFGEICRIPISVKLIIAGDGKLKRKCEDLVKTLNIEKNVIFIGDTNDVSLVYNISDIFVLPSYDEASPYALLEAMAHGKAVVTTAVGDVPEMVINNVSGLIVQPNIQSISAAMSILALDKTLRQVLGENAKLVVMEKYSDIIMANNYLKIYKGLITTNASN from the coding sequence ATGAATATTCTATTGCTTCTTAGCGCAAAAAAAATTTATGGTAGTGAACGTTTTGTGTTAACACTTTCAAAACGCCTTATCGCACTTGGGCACAACTGCGCAGTTGTAAATATTTTCAGAGAAGTTAACAATGAGTTTAACAGCACTCTAACAAGTATGGGTATAAAAAACTATGTCTTTGCCTGCAAGTCAATGTATGATAAAAGTGTTATTGCATCACTCAACCGAGTTATAAAAGAAGAAAACTATCAAATTGTTCATGCAAACGGAATAAAACCTGATTTATATGCATTGATCCTAAAACAAAAAACAGGTGTTAAAATACTTGCTACATGCCACAATTGGATAGAAAAATTCAATTTTTTCGAGTTGTTAGATAAATTTGTATTGCATTTTTTTGACCATGTTGCTGCTACATCAAGAAAGGTTAAAAAGATTTTGATAAATCATAAAGTAAACCAAGCCAGAATTACAATAGTAAGTAACGGTGTATCATTTGATGATGTAAAAGAGTTTTCCGATGTTCAAAAGGCTAATACAAGACGGAATTTTGGTATCAAAGATGAGGTACTTTTTTCATTTGTTGGCCGCTTATCACCTGAGAAAGGGATAATAAACCTGATTAATGCTTTTGGAGAAATTTGCCGAATACCAATTAGTGTAAAATTAATTATTGCAGGTGATGGGAAACTAAAGCGAAAGTGCGAAGATTTGGTAAAAACTCTTAACATTGAAAAAAATGTGATATTTATTGGCGATACCAATGATGTCTCACTTGTTTATAATATATCCGATATTTTTGTTTTACCTTCGTATGATGAAGCAAGCCCCTATGCGCTTTTAGAGGCAATGGCGCATGGTAAAGCGGTTGTTACAACGGCTGTTGGTGATGTTCCTGAAATGGTAATAAACAATGTATCTGGTTTAATTGTGCAACCAAATATACAAAGTATTTCTGCAGCTATGAGCATATTAGCCCTTGATAAAACGCTTAGGCAAGTTCTTGGGGAAAATGCAAAATTGGTTGTTATGGAAAAATATTCTGATATTATAATGGCAAATAATTATTTAAAAATTTATAAAGGTTTAATCACTACAAATGCAAGTAACTAA
- a CDS encoding glycosyltransferase family 4 protein, producing the protein MLLTNDKLRVVYLRSTSIFNDSRATKEINTLIEYNCKLLVLGWDRDGFGTSKLSSLSEKNNFKIAYFKIRSNYGDGYKSLGKLILFQLWLLIRMLKNLNSFDIIHCCDFETALPSFLISKIFKKKLIYDIYDYYIHSRPVPKFLKRFIENLEIGIINNADTVIICNENRYEQMSKTKPKNIIVIHNTPEINFANDSISLNKQNNRFRIVYVGLLQNGRLLSEIGNLISVNPDIELHIGGYGKLSEYFKELSKKHNNIVFYGEMDYNSALLLEAKADVLFATYDPEIINHKYSAPNKFYEAMAFKKPIIVSRGIGIDKVVEEENIGIVIDYDAKSFFAAVQYLKNNPGKCIEMGKNGRLLYDKKYSWEIMKKRLLGIYK; encoded by the coding sequence ATGTTGTTAACAAACGATAAACTTAGAGTGGTTTATTTGAGGTCAACTTCTATATTCAATGACTCAAGAGCTACAAAAGAAATTAATACTCTAATAGAATATAATTGCAAATTACTTGTTTTAGGTTGGGATAGAGATGGTTTTGGTACAAGCAAACTTAGTTCGTTGTCTGAAAAAAATAATTTCAAAATAGCTTATTTCAAAATAAGAAGTAATTATGGGGATGGATACAAGTCGTTAGGTAAACTCATCCTTTTCCAATTGTGGTTGCTAATTAGAATGTTAAAAAACTTAAATTCGTTTGACATAATCCATTGTTGTGATTTTGAAACAGCATTACCGTCATTTCTTATTTCAAAAATATTTAAAAAGAAATTAATATATGATATTTATGATTATTATATACATTCACGGCCCGTCCCAAAATTTCTTAAGAGATTTATAGAAAATTTAGAAATAGGGATCATAAATAACGCTGATACCGTGATTATTTGTAATGAAAACAGATATGAGCAGATGAGTAAAACAAAACCTAAGAATATAATTGTTATTCATAACACGCCAGAAATCAACTTTGCTAATGATTCAATTTCATTGAATAAACAGAATAATCGATTTAGAATTGTTTATGTTGGATTATTGCAAAATGGCAGATTGTTATCGGAGATTGGAAATTTAATTTCAGTTAATCCTGATATTGAGTTGCATATTGGCGGCTATGGCAAACTTAGTGAATACTTTAAAGAATTGTCAAAAAAACATAACAATATTGTTTTTTATGGAGAAATGGATTATAACAGCGCATTGCTTCTTGAAGCCAAAGCTGATGTTCTTTTCGCGACATACGATCCTGAAATTATTAATCATAAGTATTCTGCTCCGAATAAGTTTTATGAAGCAATGGCTTTTAAAAAACCTATAATAGTTTCCAGGGGAATTGGTATTGATAAAGTTGTTGAAGAAGAAAACATTGGTATAGTAATAGATTATGATGCAAAATCCTTCTTTGCAGCAGTGCAGTATTTAAAAAATAATCCTGGTAAATGTATTGAAATGGGGAAAAATGGGAGATTATTATATGATAAAAAATATAGTTGGGAAATCATGAAAAAAAGACTATTAGGTATATATAAATAG
- a CDS encoding DegT/DnrJ/EryC1/StrS family aminotransferase, protein MNIPLTDLVENYHSIKEEIDCAVMAVFEKTDFILGSAVTSFEQEFAAYSKTKYAVGVANGTDALLLALLACNVKIGDEVITTPFTFIATTEAIIHCGAKPVFVDIDPKTYNIDASKIEGSITPRTKAILLVHLYGMPAQMDKIMEIAKKYNLKVVEDCAQAFSASCQYNGQKFQPVGSMGDAGCFSFFPAKNMGCFGDGGMVATNNGSVKEKLTMLRNHGSKVRYFHDIDGFNSRLDTVQAAILRVKMKYINQWTAKRNECAKLYATKLSNFVIVPSVSKEGITHSFNYYTIRFSSKEQRDKVQNYLTKNGVANQIYYPLALHMQRVYANLGYKKGDYPQAEAVCDTVLSLPIYPELSEDKINYICKNIIDAIRVNK, encoded by the coding sequence ATGAACATTCCTCTAACTGACTTGGTTGAAAATTATCACTCTATAAAAGAAGAAATTGATTGCGCCGTTATGGCTGTATTTGAGAAAACCGATTTTATCCTTGGTAGCGCTGTAACTTCTTTTGAGCAAGAGTTCGCCGCTTATAGCAAAACGAAATATGCTGTTGGCGTGGCAAATGGAACAGATGCCTTGTTGCTTGCGTTGCTTGCATGTAATGTTAAAATAGGTGATGAGGTAATAACAACCCCATTTACATTTATTGCAACAACAGAGGCTATAATTCATTGCGGCGCAAAGCCAGTTTTTGTAGATATAGACCCTAAAACATACAATATTGATGCCAGCAAAATTGAAGGGTCTATAACACCGCGCACAAAAGCTATCCTTCTGGTACATCTTTACGGTATGCCGGCACAGATGGATAAAATAATGGAAATTGCCAAAAAATATAATTTGAAAGTTGTTGAAGATTGCGCTCAGGCATTTAGTGCATCGTGCCAATATAATGGGCAAAAGTTTCAGCCTGTAGGTTCAATGGGCGATGCGGGTTGTTTTAGTTTTTTCCCGGCAAAGAATATGGGCTGTTTTGGTGATGGGGGAATGGTAGCAACAAACAATGGTTCGGTTAAAGAAAAACTAACGATGCTTAGAAATCACGGCAGCAAGGTTCGTTATTTTCATGATATAGACGGTTTTAACTCTCGCTTAGACACGGTGCAGGCCGCAATACTTCGTGTTAAAATGAAATATATAAATCAGTGGACAGCCAAACGCAATGAATGCGCAAAACTTTATGCAACAAAATTAAGCAATTTCGTAATTGTGCCATCTGTTAGTAAAGAAGGCATAACTCATTCATTTAACTATTACACAATTCGTTTTAGCTCAAAAGAACAAAGGGATAAAGTTCAAAATTATCTTACAAAAAATGGCGTTGCTAACCAGATTTATTATCCGCTTGCATTGCACATGCAAAGAGTGTATGCAAACCTTGGGTACAAAAAAGGTGATTATCCGCAGGCAGAAGCAGTTTGTGACACCGTGTTGTCGTTGCCAATATACCCCGAGCTCTCGGAAGATAAAATTAATTACATTTGTAAAAATATCATTGATGCTATTAGGGTAAATAAATGA
- a CDS encoding flippase-like domain-containing protein — protein MNKKVFVGLLIGAVLLFLTLRQIDLKSSFEFVKASNWLLLLVGAVLYCSSFVIRSFRWKMLLSKLVNLPTKRCFSFLAIGFFANNTLPFRIGEIVRAYITGKKALVSKSSVLATIVIERIFDGVAYVFLLALSMLMLNALPSGIKNTLITASIIFIGAFVFLITYSKNKELVLKLPAILPFSQKFKDRLFHLINNFAGGLEILHERKILFLTLLLSVIIWLIEASVFFTVASAFSLQLTYQQCLFVMIAIGFAAILPSAPGYVGTVEFVGVSTLAIFGVEKNIAFGYILTLHAIQLLCVAFMGITSIVREKLTFAELVKIQK, from the coding sequence ATGAATAAAAAAGTTTTTGTAGGATTGCTTATAGGTGCAGTACTGCTTTTTTTAACACTTAGGCAAATTGACTTAAAGAGTTCTTTTGAGTTTGTTAAGGCATCAAATTGGCTGCTTTTACTTGTGGGTGCGGTTCTTTATTGTTCCTCTTTTGTTATAAGAAGTTTTAGGTGGAAAATGCTTTTGTCTAAGCTTGTAAATTTGCCTACTAAAAGATGTTTTTCATTTTTAGCAATTGGTTTTTTCGCAAACAACACATTGCCATTTAGAATAGGTGAAATTGTAAGGGCATACATAACAGGCAAAAAAGCTTTAGTTTCAAAAAGCAGTGTGCTTGCTACAATTGTTATTGAACGGATCTTTGACGGAGTGGCGTATGTTTTTTTACTTGCCTTATCAATGCTGATGTTAAACGCTTTGCCAAGCGGCATAAAAAACACACTTATAACTGCCTCAATTATTTTTATTGGAGCATTCGTTTTTCTTATAACATACTCAAAAAACAAGGAACTTGTATTAAAACTACCGGCTATTTTGCCATTTTCGCAAAAATTTAAAGATCGTCTTTTTCATTTAATAAATAATTTTGCTGGTGGGCTTGAAATACTTCACGAAAGAAAAATATTGTTTTTGACATTATTGTTGTCAGTTATAATATGGCTAATTGAAGCAAGTGTTTTCTTTACTGTGGCCTCTGCATTTTCATTGCAGTTAACATATCAACAGTGTCTTTTTGTAATGATAGCAATTGGCTTTGCCGCTATATTGCCAAGCGCGCCCGGGTATGTTGGAACAGTTGAGTTTGTTGGGGTAAGCACACTTGCTATTTTTGGTGTTGAAAAAAACATTGCTTTTGGATATATTTTAACTTTGCACGCAATTCAACTGCTTTGTGTGGCCTTTATGGGAATAACTTCAATAGTAAGAGAAAAATTGACATTTGCCGAGCTTGTAAAAATTCAAAAATAG
- a CDS encoding TonB C-terminal domain-containing protein, which produces MLKNLEFTFFISLLLHIGLIAFLSIGQNKTINITVPFELVYYAQDTKQTVLEVVKEEKDSINLKKQKSKKPIKKIEQKNVPDLPKEQKQASTLKQSNQIALDNARFPYNYYTNAIVKKINSNWQWSINTGRYKAVVYFKIEKNGQITDVRIKNSSNDKTFDQQALRAVLLANPFAPLPEGFNENYLGVFFEFSFIE; this is translated from the coding sequence ATGCTCAAAAACCTTGAGTTCACTTTTTTTATCTCTCTGCTGTTGCATATTGGGCTGATTGCTTTTCTTTCCATCGGCCAAAATAAAACTATCAACATAACCGTTCCATTTGAGCTTGTTTATTATGCGCAAGACACTAAGCAAACAGTACTTGAAGTTGTCAAAGAGGAAAAAGACAGTATTAATTTGAAAAAGCAAAAAAGTAAAAAACCAATAAAAAAAATAGAACAAAAAAATGTACCCGACTTACCAAAAGAACAGAAACAAGCAAGCACTCTGAAACAATCAAACCAAATTGCATTAGACAACGCCCGCTTTCCTTACAACTACTATACAAATGCCATTGTAAAAAAAATCAATTCAAATTGGCAATGGTCAATAAATACCGGGCGCTATAAAGCAGTTGTTTATTTTAAAATAGAAAAAAACGGGCAAATTACCGATGTGCGTATCAAAAATAGTTCTAATGATAAAACATTTGACCAGCAAGCACTGCGCGCGGTGCTTTTAGCAAACCCTTTTGCCCCATTGCCGGAAGGTTTTAATGAAAATTATCTTGGTGTTTTTTTTGAGTTCTCTTTTATTGAGTAA
- a CDS encoding tetratricopeptide repeat protein translates to MIRYIFGLTFIFLFLLSGCIATSTEVSGLREDIYKLQLKINELQTNQADVSNKTESFSRKLDILGSNLKETQNRMSSLGQKLDDVDANFSQRLDKLFEQLSGTTLSIAPSPSALYNLAYNDYSNGKYDLAITGFETYLEKYPDTELSDKANYYLADSYYSKKSFDDAITKFELFLNNKTNMELSPSVLYKLADCYEKIGNGEKTKTLLKQLYSEFPDSQEAKMSAQKVQTKGQDAQKP, encoded by the coding sequence ATGATTCGCTATATCTTTGGTTTAACATTTATTTTTTTATTTTTATTGTCTGGCTGTATCGCAACCAGTACGGAGGTTTCAGGTTTGCGAGAAGATATCTATAAACTACAACTTAAAATAAATGAACTTCAAACAAATCAGGCAGATGTTTCTAATAAAACTGAGAGTTTTTCAAGAAAGTTAGATATACTCGGTTCCAACCTAAAAGAAACACAAAATAGAATGTCTTCTCTTGGGCAAAAACTTGATGATGTAGATGCGAACTTTTCTCAACGGCTAGATAAACTTTTTGAGCAGCTTTCTGGCACTACGCTTTCAATAGCTCCAAGCCCATCTGCGCTTTACAATCTGGCTTACAATGATTATTCAAACGGCAAATATGACCTCGCTATAACAGGGTTTGAAACATATCTTGAAAAATACCCTGATACAGAACTTTCAGATAAGGCAAACTACTATTTGGCCGATTCCTACTACTCAAAAAAATCTTTTGATGACGCTATAACTAAGTTTGAGCTTTTTTTAAATAACAAAACGAACATGGAGTTAAGTCCGTCTGTGCTATATAAACTCGCGGACTGCTATGAAAAAATTGGCAACGGTGAAAAAACAAAAACACTTCTAAAACAATTGTACTCTGAGTTCCCAGATTCACAAGAAGCAAAAATGTCCGCCCAAAAGGTCCAAACAAAGGGCCAAGATGCTCAAAAACCTTGA
- the uvrA gene encoding excinuclease ABC subunit UvrA, translated as MDKIIIKGARAHNLKNISLEIPKNKLVVVTGLSGSGKSSLAFDTIYAEGQRRYVESLSAYARQFLELMEKPDLDTIEGLSPAIAIEQKNPSHNPRSTVGTVTEIYDYLRLLFARIGKPFCPECNKPISSQSAQQIIDEIMKMQEGTKLQILSPIVRGKTGTYEELFKKLAKSGFARVRINGKISLLDEKIKLDRYKKHTIEVIIDRVVLTAQARQRISEAVELALKESSGLVLILDESSKRSVKERLFSEHNSCTDCGISLPEIEPRLFSFNSPFGACPECGGLGAKEEVDEDLIIRAPMLSIADGAIKPWSQPITTRTHRWKNSWSGYYQQLLDDVCSKHNIPTKTSWLKLSRKQQEILLFGDNDGFEGVIVNLKRRYTETESEFVREEIRTNYMRTVICNSCHGARLKKSAMSVKIDGKSISELTTMSVNIAREFFAALKLSEKDKFISKTIFKEVNRRLSFLSDVGLGYITIDRESSTLSGGEAQRIHLATQIGSGLTGVLYVLDEPSIGLHQKDNRKLLDTMLRLRDMGNTLIVIEHDEETMRAADWIIDLGPGAGIHGGSIVAQGTYEKVLKAKNSLTASYLNGTLRIPIPKKRRKLTDRNLEIIGASQFNLKKLSLNMPLGVFVCVTGVSGSGKSTLVHEIIYKNLAKKLYGSKEVPGIVKEINGMENIDKVIIVDQSPIGRTPRSNPSTYTGAFTHIRDLFASTQESKARGYEPGRFSFNVKGGRCENCHGDGTIKIEMQFLPDVYVTCEVCGGKRFNSETLQVHYKGKTIAEVLDMTVEEGYEFFTNIPKIKKIFGTLNSVGLNYIKLGQAATTLSGGEAQRVKLANELSKHSTGKTLYILDEPTTGLHFADVEKLLKVLHELVDNGNTVLVIEHNLEVIKTADWIIDLGPEGGNKGGYIVAKGTPETVSLNKNSFTGQYLQSALKA; from the coding sequence ATGGATAAAATAATCATAAAAGGCGCAAGAGCGCACAACTTAAAAAACATTTCACTTGAAATACCAAAAAACAAACTTGTTGTAGTAACAGGGCTCTCGGGTTCAGGTAAATCGTCATTGGCATTTGACACTATCTATGCTGAAGGCCAGCGGCGCTATGTTGAGTCGCTATCGGCATATGCAAGACAATTTCTTGAGTTGATGGAAAAACCCGACTTAGACACAATTGAAGGCCTTTCTCCGGCAATTGCAATTGAACAAAAAAATCCGTCACATAACCCACGCTCAACAGTAGGCACAGTAACGGAAATTTATGATTATTTGCGGTTATTATTTGCACGTATTGGTAAACCATTTTGTCCTGAGTGCAACAAACCAATTTCTTCGCAAAGCGCTCAGCAAATTATAGATGAAATAATGAAAATGCAGGAAGGCACAAAACTTCAAATACTCTCACCTATTGTGCGCGGGAAAACTGGAACTTATGAGGAGTTGTTTAAGAAACTTGCAAAAAGCGGCTTTGCCAGGGTTCGCATAAACGGTAAGATTTCCTTATTAGATGAAAAAATAAAGCTTGACCGTTACAAAAAACACACCATTGAAGTTATTATAGATAGAGTTGTGCTAACTGCACAAGCACGCCAAAGAATTTCGGAAGCGGTTGAACTTGCACTTAAAGAATCGTCCGGCTTAGTTTTAATTTTAGATGAGAGCTCAAAAAGGTCAGTAAAAGAAAGATTGTTTAGCGAACATAACAGCTGCACCGATTGTGGCATAAGCCTGCCTGAAATTGAGCCACGACTATTTTCGTTTAACTCGCCATTTGGGGCTTGTCCGGAGTGCGGCGGGCTTGGCGCAAAAGAAGAAGTTGATGAAGATCTTATAATTCGTGCTCCAATGCTTAGCATAGCAGATGGCGCAATAAAACCATGGAGCCAGCCAATAACAACCCGTACCCATCGTTGGAAAAATTCATGGAGTGGCTATTACCAGCAACTTTTAGATGATGTTTGCTCAAAACACAATATACCAACAAAAACTTCATGGTTAAAACTTTCAAGAAAACAGCAGGAGATATTGCTATTCGGCGACAATGATGGATTTGAGGGTGTGATCGTCAATTTAAAACGGCGTTACACTGAAACTGAATCTGAATTCGTGCGTGAAGAGATCCGTACAAACTATATGCGCACTGTTATCTGTAATAGCTGCCACGGCGCTCGCCTTAAAAAATCTGCCATGTCAGTGAAAATTGATGGCAAATCAATTTCAGAATTAACAACTATGTCTGTCAATATTGCAAGGGAATTCTTTGCCGCGCTAAAACTATCAGAAAAAGATAAATTTATCAGTAAAACAATATTTAAAGAGGTAAACCGGCGGCTTTCATTTTTAAGCGATGTGGGGCTCGGATATATTACCATTGACCGTGAAAGCTCAACACTTTCCGGAGGTGAGGCACAAAGAATTCACCTTGCAACACAAATTGGTTCAGGGTTAACAGGAGTGCTTTATGTGCTTGATGAACCATCAATTGGCCTGCACCAAAAAGACAATAGAAAGCTTTTAGATACAATGCTTCGCCTGCGCGACATGGGCAATACCCTAATTGTTATTGAGCACGATGAAGAAACTATGCGCGCAGCCGACTGGATAATAGATCTTGGGCCGGGTGCCGGCATTCATGGCGGTTCTATTGTTGCCCAAGGTACTTATGAAAAAGTTTTAAAAGCGAAAAATTCACTTACCGCGAGTTACCTAAACGGTACCCTAAGAATTCCTATACCTAAAAAGAGAAGAAAGTTAACAGACAGAAATCTTGAAATTATTGGCGCTTCACAGTTTAACCTTAAAAAACTATCCTTAAATATGCCTCTTGGGGTTTTCGTTTGCGTAACAGGTGTTTCCGGTTCTGGAAAATCAACTTTAGTACATGAAATAATATACAAAAATCTTGCAAAAAAACTTTACGGTTCAAAAGAAGTACCTGGTATAGTAAAAGAAATTAATGGCATGGAAAATATAGATAAAGTGATAATTGTTGACCAATCGCCCATTGGTAGAACTCCTCGTTCAAATCCAAGCACTTACACGGGTGCATTTACGCATATTCGTGACCTTTTTGCCAGCACCCAGGAATCAAAAGCCAGGGGTTATGAGCCAGGAAGGTTCTCTTTTAATGTAAAAGGCGGCCGTTGCGAAAATTGCCATGGAGATGGAACAATTAAAATTGAAATGCAGTTTTTGCCTGATGTTTATGTAACTTGTGAAGTTTGCGGGGGTAAACGCTTTAATAGTGAAACTTTGCAGGTTCATTATAAAGGCAAAACAATAGCGGAAGTTTTGGATATGACAGTTGAGGAGGGCTATGAGTTTTTTACAAACATTCCTAAAATAAAGAAAATTTTTGGAACATTAAATTCTGTTGGGCTAAATTATATAAAGCTTGGACAAGCTGCAACCACACTGTCGGGAGGCGAAGCTCAAAGAGTGAAACTGGCAAATGAATTATCAAAGCACTCCACAGGCAAAACCCTTTATATACTTGATGAGCCGACAACAGGCCTGCACTTTGCCGATGTAGAAAAGTTGTTAAAAGTTTTGCATGAGTTAGTAGATAATGGCAACACGGTTTTAGTCATTGAACACAATCTTGAAGTAATAAAAACCGCCGATTGGATTATTGACTTGGGCCCAGAAGGTGGTAATAAGGGTGGTTATATTGTGGCTAAAGGAACCCCTGAAACGGTTTCTTTAAACAAAAACTCATTTACCGGCCAATATTTACAATCAGCTTTAAAAGCATAA